The DNA segment CGCGCCAGCTCGACGCCGCGCGGATGGGCCATGTTGATCGCGGCCGAGCGCTTGTTGCGATGCAGCTCGCCTTGGAGACCGACGCGCCGCGGCCCGAGCACGCTCATCGCCGCGATGTCGCCGCGCTCGACCTTGATCACCTCGGCGCCCTGGTCGGCGAGAATGCGGGTCGCGACGGGCCCCGCCACCACCCAGGTGAAGTCGAGGATGCGCACGCCCTCCAGCGCCATTCGCGTCATCTTCAGATCACTCCCTCGGCGGCGAGCGCGGCGAGTTCCTGCGCGTTCATCCCGAGCTCGCCGGCGAGAATTTCGCCGGTGTGCTCGCCGACCAGCGGCGGGCGGCGCCGGATACGCCACGGCGAGCCGTTGAAAAAGTACGGCGCGCCGGGGTAGCGGAAGCTGCGGCCGAGCTCCGGATGCTCGACCTCGTGGAAATAGCCGCGCGCCCTGAGCTGCTCGTCATCGAACAGCTCTTCGGGATTGCGTACCGAAGCGTAGGGCAGGCGCAGCATCTGCGCGCGTTCGAGCAGCTCGTCGCGCGCGTAGTCCTTGACCCATTCGTCGAGCACGTCGAACAGATGCTCGGCGTCGTCGCGCCGCTTGGCGACGTCGGTCCATTCGGCGCCAGTCAGATCCTGCGCCTTGCCGTCGCCGTTGACCCATTCGACCAGCGAGGTCCAGTCGCCCAGCGTGCAATGCATGACATAGCCGTCGCGGCAGCGCCCGACGCGAAAGAAGCGGCTCCAGTGCAGCGAGCCGCGCCGCGGCTCGACCTGTCCCGCGCCGAAGTAGCCCGCCGAGACGTGCTCGACCGCCGAGGCCGCCGCCTCCTGCATACTGAGGTCAATCCACTGGCCCTCGCCGATGGCGTCGCGCGCAAACAGCGCGCACATCGT comes from the Candidatus Binataceae bacterium genome and includes:
- a CDS encoding CoA transferase, with translation MNAPGALAGLRVLDLTDLKGHLCARLLADMGADVIKVEPPGGDAARRVGPFVDDRPHRDRSLFFWFYNFNKRSLTLDLTHPEGAAVFRRLAAGADVVVESFKPGALAAMSLGWDALHALNSALVLCSIAPFGQSGPYRDWQADDSVLTALCGMLYVNGFPDGAPVRPLGLQAYHSASYYGAIATMCALFARDAIGEGQWIDLSMQEAAASAVEHVSAGYFGAGQVEPRRGSLHWSRFFRVGRCRDGYVMHCTLGDWTSLVEWVNGDGKAQDLTGAEWTDVAKRRDDAEHLFDVLDEWVKDYARDELLERAQMLRLPYASVRNPEELFDDEQLRARGYFHEVEHPELGRSFRYPGAPYFFNGSPWRIRRRPPLVGEHTGEILAGELGMNAQELAALAAEGVI